One Chitinispirillales bacterium genomic window carries:
- the lepB gene encoding signal peptidase I, which yields MKKEGNDKKVRNEKEGLLNFSKEMISALLTAFVFIVYVIQAFMIPTGSMEKSLLVGDFLLGLKFIYGAPVLPNVPFVWENFWKFPGFSDPKRGDAVIFKYPGGEKKDYIKRCVAVAGDSIEIDIKRLIVNGKELTPPPNAKWDYGGNLRLGIKNFDKLYIPRKNDTLDISNAGVREFIYYKHLVRQEHPYSNIRDEYRLFVDGKDFSDSSVLLNVDGQITHGTFSMTDFDRLAKYSDWTFYAYHFDLFTRQFSSDSDLKIEKKLFLDGREISKYVCKYDNYFMMGDNRDNSADSRYWGFVNRNFIKAKALIIYFSLKQEVPLYLLPVKIRWERLGKLIRNWDGGE from the coding sequence TGACAAAAAAGTCCGCAACGAAAAAGAAGGGTTACTGAATTTCAGCAAAGAAATGATTTCGGCGTTGCTCACGGCGTTCGTGTTTATCGTATATGTGATTCAGGCGTTTATGATTCCGACCGGTTCTATGGAAAAATCGCTTTTGGTCGGGGATTTTCTGCTTGGACTAAAATTTATTTACGGTGCGCCGGTTTTGCCAAACGTTCCTTTTGTATGGGAAAATTTCTGGAAATTTCCTGGTTTTAGCGACCCAAAACGCGGCGACGCCGTAATTTTTAAATATCCGGGCGGCGAAAAAAAAGATTATATAAAGAGGTGCGTCGCGGTTGCCGGCGACAGTATCGAGATCGATATAAAAAGGTTGATTGTAAACGGTAAAGAATTAACCCCTCCGCCGAATGCAAAGTGGGATTACGGCGGAAATCTGCGTTTGGGAATTAAAAATTTCGATAAGTTATACATTCCTCGAAAGAATGATACGCTTGATATTTCAAACGCGGGCGTTCGGGAATTTATTTATTATAAACATTTGGTTCGTCAGGAACATCCGTATTCAAATATTCGCGATGAATACCGTTTATTTGTAGATGGAAAGGATTTCAGCGATTCTTCAGTTTTGCTTAATGTCGATGGACAGATTACGCATGGTACGTTTTCTATGACGGATTTTGATAGATTGGCAAAATACTCCGATTGGACATTTTATGCCTATCATTTTGATTTGTTTACGCGCCAGTTTTCGTCCGACAGCGACTTAAAAATAGAGAAGAAATTATTTTTGGACGGACGGGAAATTTCAAAATACGTTTGCAAATACGATAATTATTTTATGATGGGCGACAATCGCGACAATTCCGCCGACAGCAGATATTGGGGATTCGTTAACCGCAATTTTATAAAGGCGAAGGCTTTAATTATATATTTTTCCCTCAAACAGGAAGTTCCGTTATATTTGCTTCCCGTCAAAATTCGCTGGGAACGCCTTGGGAAATTGATTAGAAACTGGGACGGAGGGGAATAA
- a CDS encoding 3-isopropylmalate dehydratase large subunit yields MGKTIVEKIFAAHLRDEPFKGTFVLNLDRVFCHEITTPVALSDLEWRKKDRVFDNTKIKAVIDHISPAKDTKSAIQGKMLRDWAYRHNIKDFFDIGENGVCHAIFPEKGFVRPGFTIIMGDSHTCTHGAFGAFACGVGTTDLEVGILKGVCAFRKPETIRVNVNGRLQNRVYAKDVILTIIKELSVNGATDKIIEFHGETINNFTMDERMTICNMAIEAGATSGLCMPDETTLEYLWEFVANDYENDKEKALADFKKWSSDLDANYVNTLNVDADKIVPVCTIEYKPDQVKPIAQLDSPVHQIYIGSCTNGRLSDLRIAAEITKGGKLAFGVRGIVSPATPKIYKEAAKEGLLDIFMDAGYCVTNPTCGACLGMSNGVLAPGEIAASTTNRNFNGRMGKGGTVHLMSPASAAACGITGKLTDPRTL; encoded by the coding sequence ATGGGAAAAACAATCGTAGAAAAAATTTTTGCCGCACATCTTCGCGACGAGCCGTTTAAGGGAACGTTTGTTCTCAACCTTGACCGCGTTTTCTGTCACGAAATAACCACTCCGGTCGCCCTTTCGGATTTGGAATGGAGAAAAAAAGACCGTGTTTTCGACAATACGAAAATTAAGGCGGTAATCGACCACATTAGTCCGGCAAAGGACACCAAAAGCGCAATTCAGGGAAAAATGTTGCGGGATTGGGCGTACAGGCATAACATAAAAGATTTTTTCGATATAGGTGAAAACGGTGTTTGTCATGCGATTTTTCCGGAAAAAGGATTCGTACGTCCGGGATTCACAATCATTATGGGCGATTCGCACACCTGTACGCACGGGGCGTTTGGAGCGTTTGCCTGCGGAGTAGGGACAACCGATTTGGAAGTCGGAATTTTGAAAGGCGTCTGCGCGTTCAGAAAGCCGGAAACTATTCGAGTTAACGTGAACGGGAGATTGCAAAACCGTGTTTATGCCAAAGATGTAATTTTGACGATTATCAAAGAACTTTCGGTAAACGGCGCGACCGACAAAATCATTGAATTCCACGGTGAAACGATAAATAACTTTACTATGGACGAAAGAATGACCATCTGCAATATGGCGATTGAAGCCGGTGCAACGAGCGGTTTGTGTATGCCGGACGAAACTACGCTTGAATATCTATGGGAATTTGTTGCAAACGATTATGAAAACGATAAAGAAAAAGCGCTTGCGGATTTCAAAAAGTGGAGCTCGGACCTTGACGCAAATTACGTGAATACGCTGAACGTCGATGCCGACAAAATCGTTCCGGTTTGTACGATAGAATACAAACCCGATCAGGTTAAGCCGATCGCTCAGTTAGATTCGCCGGTTCATCAGATTTATATCGGCTCTTGTACAAACGGACGGCTCAGCGATTTGCGCATTGCCGCTGAAATTACCAAAGGCGGAAAATTAGCGTTCGGCGTTCGTGGAATTGTTTCGCCAGCGACTCCGAAAATTTACAAAGAAGCGGCGAAAGAGGGCTTGCTTGACATATTTATGGATGCCGGATATTGCGTGACAAATCCCACTTGCGGCGCATGCCTGGGGATGAGCAACGGTGTTTTAGCGCCCGGTGAAATTGCGGCAAGCACTACAAATAGAAATTTTAACGGACGAATGGGTAAAGGCGGAACGGTGCATTTGATGAGTCCGGCAAGCGCGGCGGCGTGTGGAATAACCGGAAAATTGACAGACCCCAGAACGTTGTGA
- a CDS encoding acyl-CoA dehydratase activase yields MSAQFLLGLDMGSTTVKCVVLDRETDEVLFSDYRRHDSAVQITLLKILSEINEKFPNDTFLMAFTGSQSSDFAQKSGVLYVQEVIAGSIAIGKRYPQTLTSIELGGQDAKILFFSQDEETAVLDMRMNGVCAGGTGAFIDQIASLLNVKVEDFNALASEGKKIYDISGRCGVFAKTDIQPLLNQGVRREDIALSCLHALAKQTIGGLAQGMEIKPPVLFAGGPFFFIPKLIDVFCNRLEIEEINEKKFIVPQNAQTLIAIGAALSLKTKLGNQNNNPMKIKKLIDLLCEKTSENYEKEIDLSVQFFTSQADYDEFRERYDFEEFLPKVYESGEKVGVFVGIDAGSTTTKFVAIDENKELVYSFYKNNLGKPIDTAKSGLLEFENHYKKQGVEIEINGLGTTGYGEILLAKAFGADFHIVETIAHKTAAVFFEPDVSFVLDLGGQDMKAIFINNGIITNIALNEACSAGCGSFIEAYSKSLKVAPQDIAKLAFEAKNPSVLGSRCTVFMNSSIITEQKSGKTVGDILAGLCRSIVENLFTKVIRIPNPSVLGEKIVVQGGTFKNDAVLRAFTQYIGKEVLRPRFSGEMGALGIALLTMEEMRK; encoded by the coding sequence ATGAGTGCGCAGTTTTTGCTCGGACTTGACATGGGTTCTACAACGGTGAAATGCGTTGTTTTAGACAGAGAAACCGACGAGGTTTTGTTTTCGGATTACCGCCGTCACGACAGCGCCGTGCAAATTACGCTCCTTAAAATTTTAAGCGAAATTAATGAGAAGTTCCCAAATGACACATTTCTGATGGCGTTTACAGGTTCGCAAAGTTCGGATTTTGCCCAAAAGTCTGGAGTTTTGTACGTTCAAGAGGTAATAGCCGGTTCAATTGCAATTGGAAAACGCTATCCGCAAACGCTCACTTCAATTGAATTGGGCGGACAGGATGCAAAAATTCTATTTTTTTCGCAAGATGAAGAAACCGCCGTTTTGGATATGCGAATGAACGGAGTTTGCGCCGGCGGAACCGGAGCTTTTATAGATCAAATAGCCTCGCTTTTGAATGTAAAAGTCGAAGATTTTAACGCGCTTGCAAGTGAAGGTAAAAAGATTTACGATATTTCGGGACGCTGCGGCGTATTTGCAAAAACCGACATTCAGCCGCTTCTGAATCAAGGCGTTCGCCGCGAAGACATAGCGTTAAGTTGTCTTCACGCGCTCGCAAAACAGACAATCGGCGGACTTGCGCAAGGGATGGAAATCAAACCGCCTGTTCTTTTTGCCGGCGGACCTTTCTTTTTTATTCCGAAACTGATAGACGTTTTTTGTAATCGACTGGAGATTGAAGAAATAAACGAAAAAAAATTCATTGTTCCCCAAAACGCGCAAACGTTAATAGCGATTGGCGCGGCTTTATCTTTAAAAACAAAATTGGGAAATCAAAATAACAATCCGATGAAAATAAAAAAATTGATTGATTTATTGTGTGAGAAAACTTCTGAAAATTACGAAAAAGAAATTGATTTGTCCGTCCAATTTTTTACTTCACAGGCTGATTACGATGAATTTAGGGAAAGATACGATTTTGAAGAATTTTTACCTAAAGTTTATGAAAGCGGCGAAAAGGTAGGGGTTTTTGTCGGAATAGACGCCGGCTCAACAACCACGAAATTTGTCGCGATAGACGAAAATAAAGAGCTTGTTTACTCTTTTTACAAAAACAATCTTGGAAAACCCATTGACACTGCCAAAAGCGGACTTTTGGAATTTGAAAATCATTACAAAAAACAAGGCGTCGAAATTGAAATAAACGGTTTGGGAACGACCGGTTACGGAGAAATTCTGCTCGCAAAGGCGTTCGGTGCGGATTTTCACATCGTTGAAACCATAGCGCACAAAACGGCGGCGGTTTTTTTTGAACCCGACGTAAGTTTTGTTTTGGATTTGGGCGGACAAGATATGAAAGCGATTTTCATAAACAATGGAATTATCACTAATATTGCGCTTAACGAAGCATGTTCGGCAGGCTGCGGCTCGTTTATAGAAGCGTATTCAAAATCACTAAAAGTTGCGCCGCAGGACATTGCAAAATTAGCTTTTGAGGCGAAAAACCCGTCGGTTTTGGGTTCTAGATGTACGGTTTTTATGAACAGTTCCATTATTACCGAGCAAAAGTCGGGTAAAACGGTCGGAGATATTTTGGCGGGATTGTGTAGAAGCATAGTTGAAAATCTATTTACAAAAGTCATCCGCATTCCAAACCCGTCGGTTTTGGGAGAAAAAATAGTCGTTCAGGGTGGAACGTTCAAAAACGACGCTGTTTTGCGCGCCTTTACACAATACATTGGGAAAGAAGTCTTGCGCCCAAGATTTTCCGGAGAAATGGGCGCTTTGGGTATAGCGTTGCTTACAATGGAAGAAATGAGAAAATAA
- the ychF gene encoding redox-regulated ATPase YchF: MSVSAGIVGLPNVGKSTIFNAISSGKAETANYPFCTIDPNSGVVCVPDVRLERISEIIPTQKIVPALLELADIAGLVKGASKGEGLGNQFLGHIKNVNAILHIVRCFDSSEITHVNGSVNPARDVEVIDTELMLKDLETLEKSKSYFEKMRKTGDKEFLAKLDAATKAIERINDGISARKALLDEEKELLAELNLITVKPILYVANVDENGFKEDNNFVKELQEIAERDGALCIKISGKIEEELAQLEEADKKEFLADLGLKEPGLNVLARAAYDLLGLQTFFTAGETENRAWTIKKGVTAPQAAGVIHSDFERGFIKAEVYTLDDLLKYKSETEIRNHGKMRLEGKDYLVKDGDIMFFKFNV; the protein is encoded by the coding sequence GTGAGTGTATCAGCGGGAATCGTCGGGCTGCCTAATGTCGGGAAATCGACAATTTTTAATGCGATTTCATCAGGAAAAGCGGAAACGGCGAATTATCCTTTTTGTACAATTGATCCGAATTCCGGCGTTGTTTGCGTTCCCGACGTCCGTTTGGAGCGAATAAGCGAAATTATTCCGACGCAAAAAATAGTTCCTGCGCTTTTGGAATTAGCGGATATTGCCGGATTAGTCAAAGGCGCGTCTAAAGGCGAGGGTTTGGGAAATCAATTTTTGGGACATATAAAAAACGTAAACGCTATTTTGCACATTGTACGATGCTTTGATTCCAGCGAAATTACGCACGTGAACGGTTCGGTAAATCCCGCCCGCGACGTCGAAGTTATAGACACCGAACTTATGCTTAAAGATTTGGAAACGCTTGAAAAGAGTAAATCGTACTTTGAAAAAATGCGGAAAACGGGCGACAAAGAATTTTTGGCGAAATTGGATGCGGCGACGAAAGCGATAGAACGAATAAACGACGGAATTTCTGCAAGAAAAGCGCTTTTGGACGAAGAAAAAGAACTTTTGGCGGAGCTAAATTTAATAACGGTAAAACCTATTTTATATGTCGCGAATGTCGATGAAAACGGATTTAAAGAAGACAATAATTTTGTTAAAGAATTACAAGAGATCGCCGAAAGAGACGGCGCTTTGTGCATAAAAATCAGCGGGAAAATTGAAGAGGAATTGGCGCAGCTTGAAGAAGCCGATAAAAAAGAATTTCTTGCGGATTTGGGTTTGAAAGAACCCGGGCTTAACGTTTTGGCAAGGGCGGCTTACGACTTGCTTGGGCTGCAAACGTTTTTTACCGCCGGTGAAACAGAAAATCGCGCCTGGACAATAAAAAAAGGAGTTACCGCACCTCAAGCGGCAGGAGTGATTCACAGCGATTTTGAGCGCGGGTTTATAAAAGCGGAAGTTTATACGCTTGACGATTTGTTGAAATACAAAAGTGAAACGGAAATTCGTAATCACGGGAAAATGCGTCTCGAAGGAAAAGATTATCTTGTAAAAGACGGCGATATTATGTTTTTTAAGTTTAACGTGTAG
- a CDS encoding 1-acyl-sn-glycerol-3-phosphate acyltransferase, with translation MKNIWRWFFWKLNRKIVPFLIWKKYGKFLKVEGDKIPEAPFIFIANHANFLDPWIVCHLSKTPVSIMMNEDGFKASNFQKWYLKNIGAFPKKKGLSDISSVKISFSEIKKGYPLMVFPEGQTSWDGHTQPIYSGIEKISQKLNVPVVMCRIEGNFIAHPWWAGNDRKGQISIYIKIISTKFLKSKTFDEIRDEFINHIKNNDVEKSQNNKFSGKNIVSGMKNLLWICPSCNEKESLIFEENSVICEKCKKEHVFNANLYLENPANSIKNLYDWTKMQKDYVRNIVKNAGNSDILAQNNKICLIQSDDNGRIVTLDEGVLQITKEKFLFYGDCAVYDIAMDDVVAPVFQQKNIIQFKYPQGELKFMFLHTAMMKYLCFLLELKGYQEIEKRGYFI, from the coding sequence ATGAAAAATATTTGGCGGTGGTTTTTTTGGAAATTAAATCGAAAAATTGTTCCGTTTTTGATTTGGAAAAAATATGGAAAATTTTTGAAAGTCGAGGGGGATAAAATTCCTGAAGCGCCATTTATTTTTATAGCGAACCATGCGAATTTTCTTGACCCTTGGATCGTTTGCCATTTATCTAAAACACCTGTTTCGATAATGATGAACGAAGATGGGTTTAAAGCGTCAAATTTTCAAAAATGGTACCTGAAAAACATTGGGGCGTTTCCGAAAAAAAAAGGACTTTCCGATATTTCGTCTGTTAAAATAAGTTTTTCGGAAATTAAAAAAGGTTATCCGCTTATGGTTTTCCCCGAAGGACAAACTTCTTGGGACGGACATACGCAACCGATTTATTCCGGAATTGAGAAAATATCTCAAAAATTGAATGTGCCTGTCGTCATGTGTAGAATTGAGGGGAATTTTATCGCGCATCCCTGGTGGGCGGGAAACGACAGAAAAGGGCAAATCAGTATCTATATAAAAATAATTTCAACAAAATTTCTCAAATCAAAAACGTTTGACGAAATTCGCGACGAATTTATAAATCATATAAAAAACAATGACGTTGAAAAATCACAAAATAACAAATTTTCAGGTAAAAATATTGTTTCCGGTATGAAAAATCTGCTTTGGATTTGTCCGAGTTGCAACGAAAAAGAAAGTTTGATTTTTGAAGAGAATTCGGTAATTTGTGAAAAATGTAAAAAAGAACATGTTTTCAACGCGAATTTATATCTTGAAAACCCGGCAAATTCCATAAAAAACCTTTATGATTGGACAAAAATGCAGAAAGACTATGTGAGAAACATCGTGAAAAACGCGGGGAATTCGGATATTTTGGCGCAAAATAACAAGATTTGCTTGATTCAGTCCGACGACAACGGACGGATTGTTACGCTTGACGAAGGGGTTTTACAAATTACTAAGGAAAAATTTTTGTTCTATGGAGATTGCGCCGTTTACGATATTGCAATGGATGATGTGGTCGCTCCCGTTTTCCAGCAGAAAAATATAATTCAATTTAAATATCCGCAAGGCGAACTGAAATTTATGTTTTTGCATACGGCTATGATGAAATATCTTTGTTTTTTGCTGGAACTTAAAGGCTATCAAGAAATTGAAAAACGCGGATATTTTATTTAA
- the zapA gene encoding cell division protein ZapA → MLEQKLKIDGKEYIIRSANWDREILIDAAAQLEEGILYYKKSKDEISAVVLAALAFAYDSTAKSKSENSNQNDSSGYSFECEQNLRNILQKINKHIQTPQKAI, encoded by the coding sequence ATGTTGGAACAAAAACTTAAAATAGATGGAAAAGAATACATTATTCGTTCTGCCAACTGGGACAGAGAAATTTTAATCGACGCGGCGGCGCAGCTTGAAGAAGGAATCTTGTATTACAAAAAAAGTAAGGACGAAATAAGCGCGGTGGTTCTTGCCGCACTAGCGTTCGCCTACGATTCGACAGCAAAGTCAAAAAGCGAAAATAGCAATCAAAACGATAGCTCCGGCTATTCATTTGAATGCGAACAAAACTTACGAAATATTTTACAGAAAATTAATAAACACATTCAAACGCCGCAGAAAGCGATTTAA